One window of Botrimarina mediterranea genomic DNA carries:
- a CDS encoding dockerin type I domain-containing protein: MLCRRTSLRVVAAAAVAAPGAALALNNAYNLAPYGTATATGSDFGGEIAYGIDGNRNGDFNAGSVFYGNANAENPPLFYAVDLGVEAYVDRIQIIPRTDATQGVFGNFRLTIAEDDGAGNPGAVVFSQDYNATNFESGTWATTAPDGARGRHVRMERLDNNYWLTFAEFEVFGSSEPLKFSESDNIARGKPVTVSSAPGFGAMLTSANDGNINGNFGGPGNRPVYHSALPGVGESWQVDLGAETQLDHLQLFTRGEFSRNDETGEVWSTTTEYRVSVLDAGLSEVGAFVVTPNALYSEDPDYDLLINTMGLTGRYVRVETTKDEYLAFSELRAFAGSGDPLLVGDYNQDGVISSRDYNVWRNEYGSLTSLAADGNGDGAIDAADYTVWRDALAAFTAGSPSMGVTIPEPTTLALVAAVGLVAVRRRG, from the coding sequence ATGCTCTGTCGCCGCACAAGTCTCCGCGTCGTGGCCGCCGCCGCGGTCGCTGCGCCCGGCGCGGCGCTGGCGCTGAACAACGCCTACAACCTCGCGCCCTACGGCACGGCCACCGCGACGGGTTCGGACTTCGGCGGCGAGATCGCCTACGGCATTGACGGCAACCGCAATGGCGACTTCAACGCGGGGTCGGTCTTCTATGGCAACGCCAACGCCGAGAACCCGCCGCTGTTCTATGCAGTGGACCTGGGCGTCGAGGCCTACGTCGATCGCATTCAAATCATTCCGCGCACGGACGCGACTCAAGGCGTCTTCGGCAACTTCCGACTCACGATCGCCGAGGACGACGGCGCCGGCAATCCGGGCGCCGTGGTCTTCTCGCAGGACTATAACGCCACGAACTTCGAATCCGGGACCTGGGCGACCACGGCTCCCGACGGGGCGCGCGGACGGCACGTCCGTATGGAGCGGCTCGACAACAACTATTGGCTGACGTTCGCCGAGTTCGAGGTGTTCGGGTCATCCGAGCCGCTGAAGTTCTCGGAGAGCGACAACATCGCCCGCGGCAAACCCGTGACGGTGTCTTCGGCGCCGGGCTTCGGCGCCATGCTGACTAGCGCTAACGACGGAAACATCAACGGCAACTTCGGCGGTCCGGGCAACCGTCCCGTTTATCACTCGGCCCTGCCGGGCGTCGGAGAGTCTTGGCAAGTCGATTTGGGCGCCGAGACCCAGCTGGATCACCTCCAATTGTTCACGCGCGGTGAGTTCTCTCGCAACGACGAAACGGGCGAAGTCTGGTCGACGACCACGGAGTACCGGGTGTCGGTGCTCGACGCCGGGCTTTCGGAGGTCGGCGCCTTTGTCGTAACTCCGAACGCCCTCTACAGCGAAGACCCCGACTACGACCTGCTGATCAACACGATGGGGCTGACGGGTCGGTACGTCCGCGTCGAGACGACCAAGGACGAGTACCTCGCTTTCTCAGAGCTGCGTGCTTTCGCCGGCTCGGGCGATCCGCTGCTCGTTGGCGACTACAACCAGGACGGGGTCATCAGCAGCCGGGATTACAACGTCTGGCGTAACGAGTACGGCTCGCTAACGAGCCTCGCCGCCGACGGCAATGGCGACGGCGCCATCGACGCGGCCGACTACACCGTGTGGCGCGACGCCCTGGCCGCCTTCACGGCCGGCTCGCCTTCAATGGGGGTGACGATTCCCGAGCCAACCACGCTCGCGCTCGTCGCTGCTGTGGGCCTCGTGGCGGTGCGTCGTCGGGGCTGA
- a CDS encoding PEP-CTERM sorting domain-containing protein, which translates to MKTMTPRLATRAGATLLVLAGIASPTNLLAAPTTTNLAVGGTATATGADYGAAIEDAIDGDRNGDFGAGSVFYGNAIAENPPLFYQVDLGASAYIERVQLLRRTDAQQGVFGNMRLTIYEDDGAGAPGAVAFTQDYLTNGFTIGSWGTTDPGASAPGGAFGRHVRLERLDNNYWLTFAEFEVIGSGTPLLYTEADNLVVGKPVTTLSGPGYGAQLTSANDGGINGDFNFGDRSVYHSINFGVGEFWQVDLGETTPLEFAELFVRSDEQTTSQFKVAVLDESLAEVGSVIVDNNGPMGATPDYDLTVDLSGLTGRYLRVETTRDEYLAFTELRAFAPAVPEPTAVLLIGAGLLSVAVRRPFA; encoded by the coding sequence ATGAAGACGATGACACCACGGCTCGCCACCCGTGCTGGGGCGACGCTCTTAGTTTTGGCGGGAATTGCCAGTCCCACGAATCTTCTCGCCGCGCCGACAACGACGAATCTCGCCGTCGGCGGAACAGCTACAGCCACCGGCGCTGATTACGGCGCCGCGATTGAGGACGCGATTGACGGCGATCGCAACGGCGACTTCGGCGCCGGGTCGGTGTTCTACGGCAACGCGATCGCTGAGAACCCGCCGCTGTTCTACCAGGTCGATCTCGGCGCGAGCGCCTACATCGAGCGGGTGCAGCTGCTCCGGCGCACCGACGCGCAGCAGGGCGTTTTCGGCAACATGCGGCTCACGATCTACGAAGACGACGGCGCCGGCGCCCCGGGCGCGGTGGCGTTCACGCAAGACTACTTGACGAATGGCTTCACGATCGGCAGCTGGGGCACGACCGACCCCGGCGCCAGCGCCCCCGGCGGCGCCTTCGGACGCCATGTGCGGCTGGAGCGGCTCGACAACAACTACTGGCTGACGTTCGCCGAGTTTGAGGTGATCGGGTCGGGGACGCCGCTGCTCTACACCGAGGCCGACAACCTTGTCGTTGGTAAGCCGGTGACGACGTTATCCGGCCCCGGCTATGGCGCGCAGCTGACGTCGGCCAACGACGGCGGAATCAACGGCGATTTCAACTTCGGCGACCGCAGCGTCTATCACTCCATTAACTTCGGCGTGGGCGAGTTTTGGCAAGTGGACCTTGGCGAGACGACGCCGCTCGAGTTTGCCGAGCTGTTCGTCCGCAGCGACGAGCAGACCACGAGCCAGTTTAAGGTCGCGGTGCTTGACGAGTCGCTGGCCGAGGTGGGTTCGGTCATCGTTGATAACAACGGGCCGATGGGCGCGACGCCCGATTACGACCTGACGGTGGACCTGAGCGGCCTGACGGGTCGGTACCTGCGGGTCGAGACGACGCGCGACGAGTACCTGGCTTTCACCGAGTTGCGGGCGTTCGCGCCGGCGGTGCCGGAGCCGACAGCTGTGTTGTTGATCGGCGCGGGGTTGTTGAGTGTGGCGGTGCGCCGCCCGTTCGCTTGA
- a CDS encoding glycoside hydrolase family 97 protein translates to MLDWARLTRGVVCLACCFVAVSCAAAERVLEVASPDGRVALAVSLDDDGAPSYTVSYDGKSVVRRSQLGVVCADGDYSRGLRRVECSDVIVDRQRYELLTGPTSRIDHLLHRKTVRFANADGNEVLIDGVASDEGAAFRYRFEKPTGERREVLRERTSFRFTTRAKGWLTPYHVAGEHTPNDEDYFFRVAVGDPPIESRAKPAGWAMPALIEPSTSGPAVLLCESGDVGDFCGSHLVNGAEPGSYEIAFAAADETHQAPKSVPFSATPASTTPWALPWRVILVGEPRDFVTATLVTDVASPSRISDTSWIKPGRASWGWLSQHEGPYRREFFDKFTDLAAEYGWEYTTFDGGWWDVDLKETSQYARRQGVRPLIWMYSGDCYDAQHRREKLDHYKACGAAGVKIDFWATQLQQGMQAIRDTLQDAAERELVVVLHGCPTPRGWHRTWPNLLSCEAVLGMESYIYDNRYPEKVAELNCVLPFTRNVAGPMDVTPLRLAPLVDTQRTTTVAHELATPIVFTSGVIHYADGPEAYNALPAAAQTVLREAPARWDESRCLVGEPGKRVVVARRSGDDWFIAGLNGQDQHSEVELDLSPYADARTLVAITDDVEGRDLEIVEAPTVPAKWLHEVPGRGGFVLLLDWRDDQSTAAAEVDPMGSGATKR, encoded by the coding sequence ATGCTGGATTGGGCAAGACTTACGCGTGGTGTTGTCTGCTTGGCTTGTTGCTTCGTTGCCGTCTCCTGCGCCGCGGCGGAGAGGGTGCTAGAGGTAGCGTCGCCTGACGGCCGCGTCGCCTTGGCGGTGTCGCTCGACGACGACGGCGCCCCGAGCTACACGGTTTCCTACGACGGCAAATCGGTAGTCCGTCGATCGCAACTCGGCGTCGTTTGCGCGGACGGTGACTATAGCCGTGGGCTGCGACGGGTTGAGTGCAGCGACGTCATCGTTGATCGGCAGCGGTACGAGTTGTTGACCGGCCCCACTTCGCGCATCGACCACTTGCTGCACCGCAAGACGGTTCGTTTTGCCAACGCCGATGGCAACGAGGTGCTTATCGACGGCGTGGCGAGCGATGAGGGCGCCGCGTTTCGATATCGTTTCGAGAAGCCAACCGGCGAGCGGCGCGAGGTGTTGCGCGAGAGAACGTCCTTCCGCTTCACGACGCGAGCGAAGGGATGGCTGACGCCTTACCACGTGGCTGGCGAGCACACGCCAAACGACGAGGACTACTTCTTCCGCGTCGCGGTGGGCGATCCGCCGATCGAATCGCGGGCCAAGCCGGCGGGTTGGGCGATGCCGGCGCTCATCGAGCCTTCAACAAGCGGCCCCGCCGTCCTGTTGTGCGAGTCGGGTGACGTCGGCGACTTCTGTGGCAGCCACTTGGTGAACGGCGCCGAACCGGGCAGCTACGAGATCGCCTTTGCCGCCGCCGACGAGACGCATCAAGCGCCGAAGTCCGTGCCATTCAGCGCGACCCCGGCGTCGACAACGCCTTGGGCGTTGCCGTGGCGGGTGATCCTTGTCGGCGAGCCGCGTGACTTCGTCACCGCGACGCTCGTCACAGATGTCGCGTCGCCTTCAAGAATCAGCGATACGAGTTGGATCAAGCCGGGCCGGGCTTCGTGGGGTTGGTTGTCGCAGCACGAAGGGCCCTATCGGCGGGAGTTCTTCGACAAGTTCACCGACCTCGCCGCGGAGTATGGCTGGGAGTATACGACGTTCGATGGCGGTTGGTGGGATGTCGATCTCAAGGAGACCTCGCAGTACGCACGGCGGCAGGGCGTGAGGCCGCTGATCTGGATGTACTCGGGCGACTGTTACGACGCCCAACACCGGCGCGAGAAGCTGGACCATTACAAGGCGTGCGGCGCCGCCGGCGTGAAGATCGATTTCTGGGCGACCCAGCTGCAGCAAGGGATGCAAGCGATCCGCGACACGCTACAGGACGCCGCCGAACGAGAGTTGGTGGTGGTGCTGCACGGCTGCCCGACGCCGCGCGGCTGGCATCGCACCTGGCCGAACCTGCTGTCGTGCGAGGCGGTGCTCGGCATGGAGAGTTACATCTACGACAACCGATACCCCGAGAAGGTCGCCGAACTGAACTGCGTGCTCCCGTTCACCCGGAACGTCGCCGGCCCGATGGACGTGACGCCGCTGCGACTCGCGCCGCTCGTCGACACCCAGCGGACAACGACCGTGGCCCATGAGCTGGCGACGCCGATCGTGTTCACGTCGGGCGTGATCCACTACGCCGACGGGCCGGAGGCGTACAACGCGTTGCCGGCCGCCGCACAAACGGTGCTCCGCGAGGCGCCGGCGCGGTGGGATGAGTCGCGATGTCTTGTCGGCGAGCCGGGCAAGCGCGTCGTCGTCGCCAGGCGGTCGGGCGACGATTGGTTCATCGCCGGCTTGAACGGGCAGGACCAGCATTCCGAGGTTGAACTCGATCTATCGCCGTACGCCGATGCCCGAACGTTAGTGGCGATCACCGATGACGTTGAGGGCCGCGACCTCGAGATCGTCGAGGCGCCAACCGTCCCGGCGAAGTGGCTTCACGAGGTCCCGGGCCGGGGTGGTTTTGTGCTGCTGCTAGATTGGCGTGACGATCAATCTACCGCTGCGGCGGAAGTCGATCCGATGGGTAGCGGGGCGACAAAGAGATAA
- a CDS encoding AraC family transcriptional regulator, which translates to MSDRKSVLLLIESSRAYGRGCLLGVAAYVRSHGPWSVVNVERGLTENLPKLLRSWRGDGVIARIENAKIAKAVHELGVPTVDLRGSHRPPGGAMLDTDHRIVSRMAAEYFLDIGFRHFACIGYPGVDFSEQRITTYIEYLNSRGFDVDVYSSPNPPPHGSDVLGWESRGEMDRSAIADWLRSLPRPLAVFACNDVRGRQIIDACAQTGLNVPEEVAVIGVDNDEVICELSNPPLSSVQPDTLRIGYEGAALLDAMLAGEEPPIGTIFVPPKGISHRLSSEATAVDDREMATAMQLIRDHACEGLTVQQVVSRIQVSRSTLERRFHAAFSRTPAAEIERVRMSRAKLLLMETKYKLSKIASLTGYGSASQFATAYKRHTGLTPGQFRKQTQLAQ; encoded by the coding sequence GTGAGTGACCGCAAAAGCGTTCTGTTGTTGATCGAAAGCTCGCGCGCCTACGGCCGTGGATGTTTGCTTGGCGTCGCCGCGTATGTGCGCTCGCACGGGCCGTGGAGCGTGGTGAACGTTGAACGCGGGTTGACGGAGAACCTGCCGAAGCTGCTGCGCTCATGGCGCGGCGACGGCGTAATCGCCCGGATCGAGAACGCCAAGATCGCCAAAGCGGTGCACGAGCTGGGCGTGCCGACCGTGGACTTACGCGGCTCGCACCGGCCGCCGGGCGGGGCGATGCTCGACACCGACCATCGCATCGTCAGCCGCATGGCGGCCGAGTACTTCCTTGATATCGGGTTCCGCCACTTCGCTTGCATCGGCTATCCGGGCGTTGATTTCTCCGAGCAACGGATCACGACCTACATCGAGTACCTCAACAGCCGGGGCTTCGATGTGGACGTTTACTCGTCTCCGAATCCTCCGCCGCACGGTTCGGACGTGCTGGGCTGGGAATCACGGGGCGAGATGGACCGCTCGGCGATCGCCGACTGGCTGCGCTCGCTGCCGCGGCCGTTGGCGGTGTTTGCCTGCAACGACGTGCGTGGCCGCCAGATCATCGACGCCTGCGCTCAGACGGGGCTCAATGTTCCGGAGGAGGTGGCGGTCATCGGCGTCGATAACGACGAGGTGATCTGCGAGCTGTCGAACCCGCCGCTCAGCAGCGTCCAGCCCGACACGTTACGCATCGGTTATGAGGGCGCTGCGCTGCTGGACGCGATGCTTGCCGGCGAAGAGCCACCGATAGGGACCATCTTTGTCCCGCCGAAGGGCATTTCGCACCGACTATCGTCCGAGGCGACGGCCGTTGATGATCGTGAGATGGCGACCGCCATGCAGCTGATCCGCGACCACGCTTGCGAAGGGCTCACGGTGCAGCAAGTGGTGTCGCGGATCCAGGTGAGCCGTTCGACGCTCGAGCGGCGTTTCCACGCGGCGTTCTCACGCACGCCGGCCGCGGAGATCGAGCGGGTGCGGATGTCGCGAGCGAAACTGCTACTGATGGAGACCAAGTACAAGCTTTCAAAAATCGCTTCGCTGACGGGTTATGGGTCGGCCTCGCAGTTCGCGACGGCGTACAAGCGGCACACGGGTTTGACCCCCGGCCAGTTCCGCAAACAGACGCAGTTGGCCCAATAA
- a CDS encoding DUF1559 family PulG-like putative transporter, with protein MSDKMMMNRCEGHDARRDGFTLVELLVVIAIIGILVALLLPAVQAAREAARRAQCTNNMKQVALAVLNHESQKGRLPRGTYNYLDSTGAGTAPPYGQHDGNSSPNPSQDKYDRRCWFHDLLPFVEEQVLSDAFEDYINKPLAWGPYPTALDFPQSSTVAPSFMCVSDPISPKLQTFHPGLLTELTQGFSGNYVGCAGSYYQNMLRETDPDFEKYGNNRFLSGAYSDGVLLGGRDVKLSTVTDGTSKTAMISEVRLVADTLGNDGRGRYYNPAHGGVLFTTLEPPNSQRGDEVSWVSELNDNTMAPIAQVGAGDAYMMTARSYHAGGANVARVDGSVAFVSESIERDVYQAMGSRDGGEVAN; from the coding sequence ATGTCAGACAAGATGATGATGAATCGTTGTGAAGGCCACGACGCACGGCGTGACGGCTTTACCCTCGTGGAGCTGCTGGTGGTGATCGCCATCATCGGCATCCTGGTCGCGCTGCTGCTCCCCGCGGTGCAGGCGGCGCGAGAAGCGGCGCGGCGGGCGCAGTGCACCAACAACATGAAGCAGGTCGCTCTGGCCGTGCTCAACCACGAGAGTCAGAAGGGCCGATTGCCGCGCGGCACCTACAACTATCTCGACAGCACCGGCGCCGGAACGGCTCCTCCCTACGGCCAGCACGACGGCAACAGCTCGCCCAACCCCAGCCAGGACAAGTACGACCGCCGCTGTTGGTTCCACGACTTGCTGCCGTTTGTCGAAGAGCAAGTGCTGTCGGACGCGTTCGAAGACTACATCAACAAGCCGCTTGCATGGGGGCCGTACCCGACGGCGCTCGATTTCCCGCAGTCCTCGACGGTGGCGCCGTCGTTCATGTGTGTGTCGGACCCGATCTCGCCGAAGCTGCAGACTTTCCATCCGGGCCTGTTAACCGAGTTGACGCAGGGGTTCTCGGGCAACTACGTCGGCTGCGCCGGCAGCTACTACCAGAACATGCTGCGGGAGACCGATCCCGATTTTGAGAAGTACGGCAACAATCGCTTTCTGTCGGGCGCCTATTCGGACGGGGTGCTCCTGGGAGGCCGCGACGTGAAGCTCTCTACCGTCACCGATGGCACGTCGAAGACGGCGATGATCTCGGAAGTCCGGCTCGTCGCCGACACACTGGGGAACGACGGGCGAGGTCGCTACTACAACCCGGCTCACGGCGGCGTGTTGTTCACGACGCTCGAGCCGCCAAACTCGCAACGTGGTGACGAGGTCTCGTGGGTCAGCGAACTGAACGACAACACCATGGCGCCGATCGCGCAGGTCGGCGCCGGTGACGCCTACATGATGACGGCCCGCAGCTACCACGCCGGCGGCGCCAACGTCGCGCGGGTGGATGGGTCGGTCGCGTTCGTAAGTGAAAGCATTGAGCGTGATGTTTACCAAGCGATGGGGAGCCGTGATGGCGGCGAGGTTGCCAACTGA
- a CDS encoding alpha-galactosidase — protein MGIRGWAWNRCWLLLPLVVWTAVEGVSWGAESVDVSSLDLSKMTSGWGQAQASKSLAGEPLRLRGREFASGVATHAPSKMRINLAGQGDRFTSVVGVDDSADGNGGVRFQVVADGEVVWESGRLSGTAEPEALDVDVRGVKVLELRVADGGDGAGYDHADWANAKVSVAGSTDSIEAIEPYEVIRIGGDAFPLAFIVGDDGRLYQAALGEAVENATPPRTAEAYPQGGYGYVFEPALQVVHADGDRSTSLAYVAHRTESIDAATDLVEIDLRDTVFPLDVTLSFRVHRASGAGDAGVVEQWVTITNGEDGPITLERMASASLVLPAEQTTLMHFHGDWNDEMNPVVEKLTPGMKVVDSKLGVRAHQLVSPSFIVGLDGEPAENTGRVLGGTLAWSGSFQAAFDHTGKQVRALCGVNPYASEYQIAAGESFVTPTMIWAWSDQGLGKMSRSLHRWAREHGLREGDTPRDTLLNNWEATGFDFDAERITNLFGPAKEMGIELFLLDDGWFGKMHPRLSDNAGLGDWEPNRERFPKGMAPVAEAAIDRGLRFGIWIEPEMVNPRSELYERHPEWVIRQPRREPELQRNQMILDLTRPEVFDFEWGVIERTLGVEGVTCAKWDANRYVTQPGSSYLPAERQMHLWIDYTRQLYKLMAQTAEAFPKTELMLCSGGGGRVDYGALRYFHEFWPSDNTDAVRRVTMQWDYSYFFPSIAMSSHVSRMGERPLHFATAVAMSAKYGMDIDVAELTDEEMTICRQAIAAYKSIREVVQLGDLYRVESPHDSSRCVIDFVAEDGKRAAAFVFQLKKDEPRPVKLMGLDPKTAYSVHEVHPAPGRPVLADDGATKTGAELMEVGFATATADAVQATMVELIAIE, from the coding sequence ATGGGGATTCGTGGTTGGGCTTGGAATCGATGTTGGCTCTTGCTGCCGTTGGTCGTTTGGACCGCGGTCGAGGGCGTGTCGTGGGGCGCTGAGAGCGTCGACGTTTCGTCGCTCGATTTGTCGAAGATGACGAGCGGGTGGGGACAGGCTCAAGCGAGCAAGAGCCTTGCCGGCGAGCCGCTCCGTTTGCGCGGCCGTGAGTTCGCCAGTGGCGTGGCGACGCACGCGCCGAGCAAGATGCGGATCAACCTTGCCGGGCAGGGCGACCGCTTCACGTCGGTCGTCGGCGTGGATGACAGCGCCGACGGCAACGGTGGGGTCCGCTTTCAGGTGGTCGCCGACGGGGAAGTCGTTTGGGAGAGCGGGCGTCTCTCCGGCACGGCGGAACCAGAGGCGCTGGACGTCGATGTGCGTGGCGTCAAGGTGCTTGAGTTGCGTGTCGCTGACGGCGGCGACGGCGCCGGCTACGACCACGCCGATTGGGCCAACGCCAAGGTCAGTGTGGCAGGGTCGACGGATTCCATCGAGGCGATCGAGCCTTACGAGGTCATCCGCATTGGCGGCGACGCGTTCCCATTGGCGTTTATCGTCGGCGACGACGGCAGGCTCTATCAGGCCGCGCTGGGCGAAGCGGTCGAGAACGCCACTCCGCCACGCACCGCCGAAGCGTACCCGCAGGGCGGCTACGGCTACGTCTTCGAGCCGGCGTTGCAAGTCGTCCACGCGGATGGCGATCGCTCGACCTCGCTCGCCTACGTCGCCCATCGCACGGAGTCGATCGACGCCGCGACGGACCTTGTGGAGATTGACCTCCGCGACACCGTCTTCCCGCTCGATGTCACGCTGTCGTTCCGAGTCCACAGGGCTTCGGGAGCCGGGGATGCGGGAGTCGTCGAGCAATGGGTGACCATCACCAATGGTGAGGACGGGCCGATCACGCTCGAGCGGATGGCGTCGGCGTCGCTGGTGTTGCCGGCTGAGCAGACGACCTTGATGCACTTCCACGGCGACTGGAACGACGAGATGAACCCCGTCGTCGAGAAGCTGACGCCGGGGATGAAGGTGGTAGATTCGAAGCTCGGCGTGCGGGCGCACCAGTTGGTGTCGCCTTCGTTCATCGTTGGGCTCGACGGCGAACCCGCCGAGAACACCGGCCGCGTGCTGGGCGGGACGCTTGCTTGGTCGGGGAGCTTTCAGGCCGCGTTCGACCACACCGGCAAGCAGGTCCGCGCGTTGTGCGGCGTGAACCCGTATGCGTCCGAGTACCAGATCGCCGCGGGCGAATCGTTCGTGACGCCGACAATGATTTGGGCGTGGAGCGACCAGGGTCTCGGCAAGATGAGCCGATCGCTGCACCGCTGGGCCCGCGAGCACGGCCTCCGGGAAGGCGACACGCCGCGCGACACGCTGCTGAACAACTGGGAGGCGACGGGCTTTGACTTCGACGCCGAGCGGATCACGAATCTCTTCGGCCCGGCGAAGGAGATGGGCATCGAGCTGTTCCTGCTCGACGACGGTTGGTTCGGCAAAATGCATCCGCGGCTGTCGGACAACGCCGGCTTGGGTGATTGGGAACCCAACCGCGAGCGATTCCCAAAGGGCATGGCGCCCGTCGCCGAGGCCGCGATCGATCGGGGGCTGCGGTTCGGCATCTGGATCGAGCCCGAGATGGTCAACCCGCGCAGCGAGCTCTACGAGCGGCATCCCGAATGGGTGATCCGCCAGCCGCGGCGCGAGCCCGAACTGCAACGCAACCAGATGATCCTCGACCTGACGCGGCCCGAAGTGTTCGACTTCGAGTGGGGCGTGATCGAGAGGACGCTCGGCGTCGAGGGCGTCACCTGTGCGAAGTGGGACGCCAACCGCTACGTCACGCAGCCCGGCTCGTCGTACCTGCCGGCGGAACGACAGATGCACCTGTGGATCGACTACACGCGGCAGCTCTACAAGCTGATGGCGCAGACCGCCGAGGCGTTTCCCAAGACGGAGTTGATGCTCTGCTCGGGCGGCGGCGGACGCGTCGATTACGGCGCGCTGCGGTACTTCCACGAGTTCTGGCCGAGCGACAACACCGACGCGGTGCGCCGCGTCACGATGCAGTGGGACTACTCGTACTTCTTCCCATCGATCGCGATGAGCAGCCACGTCTCGCGGATGGGCGAGCGGCCGCTGCACTTCGCCACCGCTGTGGCGATGAGCGCCAAGTACGGCATGGACATCGACGTGGCCGAACTCACCGATGAAGAGATGACGATCTGTCGGCAAGCGATCGCGGCGTACAAATCGATCCGCGAGGTCGTGCAGCTCGGCGACCTGTACCGCGTCGAAAGCCCGCACGATTCGTCGCGCTGCGTGATCGACTTTGTCGCGGAAGACGGCAAGCGAGCGGCGGCGTTTGTGTTCCAACTGAAGAAGGACGAGCCCCGGCCGGTAAAGCTGATGGGTCTCGACCCCAAGACCGCTTACAGCGTCCATGAAGTTCACCCGGCGCCGGGCCGCCCGGTCCTTGCCGACGACGGCGCTACGAAGACGGGCGCCGAGTTGATGGAGGTTGGCTTCGCGACCGCGACGGCGGACGCGGTACAGGCGACGATGGTCGAGCTGATCGCGATCGAGTAA